From the Candidatus Bathyarchaeia archaeon genome, one window contains:
- a CDS encoding KEOPS complex subunit Pcc1, translated as MLEAEITIFYKDERDARAIVEAVSPDNIKVPTGLYVKTERRDNSVWAYVRCKRGFRTFIATIDDLLSAITTAEKTLKAAQKLE; from the coding sequence ATGTTGGAGGCTGAAATCACAATTTTCTACAAGGATGAAAGGGATGCAAGAGCCATTGTTGAAGCCGTTTCCCCAGACAATATTAAGGTGCCTACCGGCCTCTATGTGAAGACTGAAAGGAGGGACAATAGCGTCTGGGCATATGTGAGGTGCAAGAGGGGGTTTAGAACCTTCATTGCAACAATTGACGATCTACTCTCCGCAATAACAACAGCGGAGAAAACCCTAAAAGCAGCACAGAAACTTGAATAA
- the serS gene encoding serine--tRNA ligase yields the protein MLDIKLVREKPELVRENLARRGDPENLRMLDELIECDKLWRQNLTRLNELRQKRNRITAEIAKAKKRGEDATPIILEAKSIDEEITKLEKLVADLEEKVHNYLMLLPNLLHESVPIGRDESDNVVVRTWGVPPKFNFPPKDHIELGLSLDIMDIERAGKVAGARFFYLKNEGVLLDMALMNFALEEMVKKGYKPIEPPFLMRRKPYEGVIALSDFENDLYKIEGEDLYLIATSEHPMAAMYMNEVLKAEDLPIKLVGISTNFRKEAGAHGKDTRGIFRTHQFNKVEQFVFCKPEDSWKIHEELLRNAEELVQKLGLPYRVVNVCTGDIGKVAAKKYDIEAWMPAQNAYREIISCSNCTDYQARRLNIRYREKEGEPPKGFVHTLNSTALATGRTIVAILENYQQEDGSVIIPEVLRKYMMGIEKISPKK from the coding sequence ATGTTGGACATAAAGCTTGTGAGAGAAAAACCCGAGCTTGTAAGGGAGAACCTAGCCAGAAGAGGCGATCCTGAAAACCTCAGAATGCTGGACGAGCTCATCGAATGCGACAAGCTTTGGCGCCAAAACCTGACAAGGCTCAATGAACTGCGACAAAAGAGAAACCGGATAACAGCTGAAATTGCAAAGGCAAAAAAGAGGGGGGAAGACGCCACTCCCATAATTTTAGAGGCTAAAAGCATCGACGAGGAAATCACAAAACTGGAGAAGCTAGTAGCGGACCTCGAAGAAAAAGTGCATAACTATCTCATGCTCCTCCCAAACCTTCTACACGAATCCGTTCCGATAGGTAGGGATGAGAGCGACAACGTTGTCGTCAGAACTTGGGGGGTGCCACCAAAATTCAATTTTCCACCAAAAGATCACATCGAACTCGGATTAAGCCTAGACATAATGGACATCGAAAGGGCTGGGAAGGTTGCCGGTGCCAGATTCTTCTACCTGAAAAATGAAGGCGTTTTACTAGACATGGCTCTAATGAATTTCGCCCTAGAAGAAATGGTAAAGAAAGGATACAAGCCCATTGAGCCGCCTTTTCTGATGAGACGCAAACCCTATGAGGGCGTTATAGCCCTCAGCGACTTCGAAAACGACTTATACAAGATTGAGGGCGAAGACCTCTATTTGATTGCAACTTCCGAGCACCCAATGGCAGCCATGTACATGAACGAGGTTTTAAAGGCTGAAGACTTGCCCATCAAACTTGTAGGAATAAGCACAAACTTTAGGAAGGAGGCTGGAGCCCACGGCAAAGACACTCGGGGGATTTTCCGCACCCACCAATTCAATAAAGTCGAGCAGTTCGTTTTTTGCAAGCCTGAAGATTCATGGAAAATACACGAGGAACTTTTGAGGAACGCCGAGGAGCTGGTGCAGAAGCTAGGCTTGCCATATCGTGTTGTAAATGTCTGCACCGGAGACATTGGAAAAGTTGCCGCCAAAAAATATGATATTGAAGCATGGATGCCAGCCCAAAACGCCTACAGAGAAATAATATCATGCAGCAACTGCACAGACTATCAGGCGAGAAGGCTCAACATCCGCTATCGGGAAAAAGAGGGCGAGCCGCCGAAGGGTTTCGTGCACACCCTCAACTCTACAGCACTAGCTACTGGAAGAACTATTGTGGCTATATTAGAAAATTACCAACAGGAGGATGGTTCAGTGATAATTCCAGAGGTTTTAAGAAAATACATGATGGGCATAGAAAAGATATCCCCAAAAAAGTAA
- a CDS encoding 30S ribosomal protein S3ae, protein MSTKKVRDKWRSKVWYTVLAPPYFGNVEIGSIPADEPEKLLGRVIEVTLYEITGDFSHQYLKIYFQIIRVEGKTAYTTFKGHEYSRDYLRSLVRRRTTKVDGIFNVTTKDGYRLRVAVCAFTLTRIKTSQESAIRKIMAKIVEEKSKTLTLDQFAQEMVLGKIASDVYNEAKKIVPLRHVGVRKSKLLTPVVQLQAQAQAQAPLQESGQS, encoded by the coding sequence TTGTCCACAAAAAAGGTACGCGATAAATGGCGTAGCAAAGTTTGGTATACTGTACTGGCTCCCCCATACTTCGGAAACGTTGAAATCGGATCTATACCAGCAGACGAGCCGGAAAAACTACTCGGAAGAGTTATCGAGGTCACCCTTTACGAGATTACGGGAGATTTTTCTCATCAGTATCTCAAAATCTACTTCCAGATAATACGTGTTGAAGGAAAAACAGCCTATACCACGTTTAAGGGTCACGAGTATTCAAGGGATTACCTGCGAAGTCTGGTGCGTCGGAGAACCACAAAGGTTGACGGCATATTCAATGTCACAACAAAGGATGGGTATAGGCTAAGAGTCGCCGTCTGTGCTTTTACCCTTACAAGGATCAAGACTTCACAGGAAAGTGCCATACGCAAGATTATGGCGAAAATTGTCGAGGAAAAAAGCAAGACTCTAACATTGGATCAGTTCGCCCAGGAAATGGTTCTGGGGAAAATAGCCTCGGACGTCTACAATGAGGCAAAGAAAATTGTTCCGCTGAGGCATGTAGGCGTTAGGAAGTCAAAGCTCCTAACACCAGTTGTTCAACTGCAGGCGCAGGCCCAGGCACAAGCGCCTTTACAAGAGTCTGGGCAAAGCTAG
- a CDS encoding 2-oxoacid:ferredoxin oxidoreductase subunit gamma encodes MRVEIRFAGFGGQGIIKSGIITATAACIYGGKHAVQTQSYGPESRGGACRSEVVISDDEIDFPKVLEPDILVLMSQHAYNEYVENVKKNGIIILDPDMIPNEKKLENVKVFRVPAVRIAEELGVKIVANIIMLGALTAITGAVDKEAMIKAIKANVPKELEEINLKAFEKGYEYGRKLVES; translated from the coding sequence ATGCGTGTTGAGATAAGGTTTGCAGGATTCGGCGGGCAAGGAATAATAAAGTCCGGAATAATTACGGCTACGGCTGCATGCATTTACGGCGGAAAACATGCCGTACAGACCCAGTCTTATGGACCTGAATCCCGCGGAGGCGCCTGCAGGTCCGAAGTGGTAATTTCAGATGATGAAATAGACTTCCCAAAGGTTTTGGAACCAGATATCCTAGTTTTAATGTCCCAACATGCATACAACGAATACGTAGAAAACGTGAAGAAGAATGGCATAATAATTCTTGACCCAGACATGATTCCCAACGAGAAGAAGCTTGAAAACGTAAAGGTTTTTCGGGTGCCAGCTGTAAGAATAGCAGAAGAACTTGGCGTAAAAATTGTTGCAAACATCATAATGCTTGGCGCCCTCACCGCCATAACGGGGGCTGTGGACAAGGAGGCCATGATAAAGGCGATCAAGGCAAACGTTCCAAAAGAGTTGGAGGAGATAAACCTAAAGGCTTTCGAGAAAGGCTATGAATATGGCAGAAAACTTGTGGAAAGCTAG
- a CDS encoding 2-oxoacid:ferredoxin oxidoreductase subunit beta, producing the protein MTEVVKHPLAKYLRAAMMPHIWCPGCGNGIILNAFARALDELPLDLDKLVVVSGIGCIGRAAGYINVDSFHTTHGRPIAFATGVKLAKPDLEVVVISGDGDLFAIGGNHFIHAARRNIGIKVICANNFNYGMTGGQVGPTTPLEALTTTTPYGNIEHPFNLVHLAAASGATYVARWTTFHVRMLTMSIKKMLQRKGFSFIEVLSQCPEIYGRHNNMRTGLEIMEWFRRASVIANFSDPARAEITRDRIVVGEFVEMEKPTYEQLLHAKMAQIAEGEGA; encoded by the coding sequence ATGACCGAGGTTGTTAAGCACCCCCTCGCAAAGTATCTGAGGGCAGCGATGATGCCTCACATCTGGTGCCCAGGCTGTGGAAATGGCATAATCCTAAACGCTTTTGCACGCGCCCTAGATGAACTGCCATTAGACCTAGACAAGCTCGTGGTGGTTTCTGGAATAGGTTGCATAGGGCGGGCTGCTGGATACATAAATGTGGACTCATTTCATACAACCCACGGTCGCCCAATAGCCTTTGCCACGGGAGTAAAGCTTGCAAAGCCGGATTTGGAAGTTGTCGTCATAAGCGGCGACGGCGACCTATTTGCCATAGGAGGAAACCACTTCATCCATGCGGCAAGGCGAAACATAGGCATAAAAGTGATTTGCGCCAACAACTTTAACTATGGGATGACTGGTGGGCAAGTGGGACCCACGACACCGCTGGAAGCCTTAACAACCACAACCCCCTATGGTAATATAGAACATCCTTTTAATCTTGTTCACTTGGCAGCGGCCTCCGGAGCAACTTACGTGGCGAGATGGACAACCTTTCATGTGCGCATGTTGACGATGTCGATAAAGAAGATGTTGCAGCGGAAGGGATTTTCCTTCATTGAAGTTTTATCCCAGTGTCCTGAAATCTATGGGCGCCACAATAACATGCGAACGGGGCTTGAAATAATGGAGTGGTTTAGAAGAGCCTCCGTGATAGCGAATTTTTCAGATCCTGCGAGGGCGGAAATAACCCGCGACAGGATCGTTGTCGGAGAATTTGTAGAGATGGAAAAGCCGACTTATGAACAGCTGCTTCATGCCAAGATGGCTCAGATCGCAGAGGGAGAGGGTGCATGA
- a CDS encoding 2-oxoacid:acceptor oxidoreductase subunit alpha encodes MEKKAVLTGVHFMSGDVACAEGAIAAGCRFFAGYPITPATEIAEHMAVRMPKVGGIYIQMEDEIASIAAVIGASYAGLKAMTATSGPGFSLMQENIGLAVMTEAPCVIVDVMRGGPSTGQPTLPGQQDVMQAKWGSHGDYEIIALAPSSVQEMFDLTVEAFNLAEMYRVPTLLMADEVVAHMWERVVIPPVEEIKVVNRKKPNVPPGKYLPFGPDDDLVPPMACFGEGYRFHATGLTHDEYGYPRTQDSDVQMRLVKRLCDKIRRNADKIIRVEEVLLDDADVVVIAYGIVARAALSAVRKAREKGVKAGLLRLITLWPFPDKHVAEAAERAKAMVVPEMNCGQMVREVERAAKITPVYHLPKLGEEPHTPMEIFQAIRRYS; translated from the coding sequence ATGGAGAAGAAGGCTGTTTTGACGGGCGTTCATTTTATGAGCGGTGATGTTGCATGCGCTGAAGGCGCCATAGCTGCTGGCTGCCGTTTCTTCGCCGGATATCCAATTACACCCGCAACGGAAATAGCTGAACATATGGCTGTAAGGATGCCGAAGGTTGGCGGAATATACATTCAAATGGAGGATGAAATAGCCTCGATAGCGGCGGTTATAGGTGCTTCATATGCTGGTTTAAAGGCTATGACGGCGACGTCGGGTCCCGGCTTCAGCCTCATGCAGGAAAATATTGGGTTGGCTGTTATGACGGAGGCTCCCTGTGTGATTGTGGATGTCATGCGTGGAGGGCCAAGCACTGGACAGCCAACTCTTCCGGGACAGCAGGATGTTATGCAGGCTAAGTGGGGTTCTCATGGGGATTATGAGATCATAGCGTTGGCTCCTTCCTCGGTTCAGGAAATGTTTGATTTAACTGTTGAGGCTTTTAACTTGGCTGAGATGTATCGTGTTCCGACGCTTCTGATGGCTGATGAAGTTGTAGCTCACATGTGGGAGAGGGTGGTCATACCACCGGTTGAAGAGATAAAGGTTGTTAATCGCAAAAAGCCAAACGTTCCGCCCGGCAAGTATCTGCCCTTCGGTCCCGACGATGATTTGGTTCCACCTATGGCTTGCTTCGGCGAGGGCTACCGTTTCCATGCCACGGGCTTGACTCACGATGAGTACGGCTATCCAAGAACGCAGGATTCAGATGTTCAAATGAGGCTTGTTAAGAGGTTATGCGACAAGATAAGGAGGAATGCCGACAAAATAATCCGAGTTGAGGAAGTATTGTTGGATGACGCGGATGTCGTAGTAATTGCCTATGGAATAGTTGCGAGGGCAGCCTTAAGCGCTGTGAGAAAAGCCAGAGAGAAAGGCGTAAAGGCTGGTCTTCTCCGCTTAATCACCCTTTGGCCTTTCCCGGATAAGCATGTAGCAGAGGCTGCTGAAAGGGCGAAAGCCATGGTTGTTCCGGAAATGAATTGCGGTCAAATGGTGCGGGAAGTTGAAAGGGCTGCGAAGATAACACCGGTGTATCATCTTCCAAAGCTTGGAGAGGAGCCACACACGCCTATGGAAATTTTTCAGGCTATAAGGAGGTATAGCTGA
- a CDS encoding 4Fe-4S binding protein, translated as MPITWEVPSQAGAKPKAEIHIIKDQCKGCGFCIYYCPRKVLGESDEINARGAHPPKVVNESECILCSLCTAICPDFAIFVKEKQCKDGC; from the coding sequence ATGCCGATAACTTGGGAAGTCCCATCGCAAGCTGGAGCTAAGCCGAAGGCTGAAATCCACATAATAAAAGATCAATGCAAGGGATGTGGCTTTTGCATATACTATTGCCCTAGAAAGGTTCTAGGGGAATCTGATGAGATAAATGCGAGGGGTGCTCACCCTCCCAAAGTCGTTAACGAAAGTGAATGCATATTGTGCAGTCTTTGCACCGCGATTTGCCCAGACTTCGCGATTTTCGTTAAAGAGAAACAATGCAAGGATGGGTGTTGA
- a CDS encoding NADP-binding protein, whose product MEAIKVALYGVGAVGSLIAKALLEKKGVKVVGAIDMAEDKVGRDLGEILGLGKKLGVRVHRTPEELFSSVKADVAIHATSSYLKDVYPQIASLIKSGANVISTCEELSYPYHSEPELAKKLDKLAKKHDATVLGTGINPGFLMDTLVITLTAVCQKIEKIEAVRVMNAATRRLPFQRKIGAGLTVEEFKQKIKSGQITGHVGLEQSIAMIADALAWRLEKIEAEPAEPVIAEKPVESETVKVEAGKVAGLRQTAKGVMKGTEVIVLDFQAYIGAKEEYDAITITGVPTVKQRIQPCIHGDTGTVAMVINAIPKVLNAPAGLLTMKDLPVPSAALEDMRKYLKSYL is encoded by the coding sequence TTGGAAGCCATTAAAGTTGCCCTCTACGGAGTTGGAGCTGTTGGAAGCTTGATCGCTAAAGCCCTATTAGAGAAAAAAGGCGTTAAAGTCGTCGGAGCCATCGACATGGCAGAAGACAAGGTTGGTAGGGATTTAGGTGAAATACTAGGCTTGGGTAAAAAACTTGGTGTGAGGGTTCACAGAACCCCCGAAGAACTTTTTTCTAGCGTAAAAGCCGACGTGGCAATCCATGCGACTTCATCATACCTAAAAGACGTTTATCCGCAAATAGCCTCCCTCATAAAAAGCGGAGCAAACGTGATATCCACATGTGAAGAACTATCATATCCCTATCATTCTGAACCCGAACTAGCCAAAAAGCTTGACAAACTAGCCAAAAAACATGATGCAACGGTTTTAGGGACGGGAATAAATCCCGGTTTCCTAATGGATACTCTTGTAATAACATTAACAGCCGTATGCCAGAAAATAGAAAAGATTGAGGCAGTTAGGGTCATGAATGCAGCTACGAGGCGCTTACCCTTCCAGAGGAAAATAGGCGCTGGCCTCACGGTGGAGGAGTTTAAGCAGAAAATTAAGAGCGGGCAGATCACTGGACACGTGGGACTTGAACAGTCAATCGCCATGATCGCCGACGCATTGGCATGGAGGCTGGAAAAGATAGAAGCTGAACCCGCCGAGCCTGTGATTGCTGAAAAACCGGTTGAAAGCGAAACCGTCAAAGTTGAAGCTGGAAAAGTGGCGGGTTTGAGGCAAACCGCAAAGGGAGTTATGAAGGGCACAGAAGTTATAGTCTTAGATTTTCAGGCCTACATAGGTGCCAAGGAGGAATACGACGCCATAACAATCACCGGTGTGCCAACAGTTAAACAGAGAATACAGCCATGCATTCATGGAGACACTGGCACAGTTGCAATGGTTATCAATGCAATTCCAAAAGTGCTTAATGCCCCTGCAGGACTGCTCACCATGAAAGACCTACCAGTTCCATCAGCCGCATTAGAAGATATGCGAAAATATCTGAAAAGCTACCTCTAA
- a CDS encoding 5-oxoprolinase subunit PxpA, which translates to MKFRVDINCDMGEGYGHFTVGNDAEIMPYITSANVACGFHAGEPLTIAQTIALAKKHGVAVGAHPGYPDLMGFGRREMKLTYEEAKSYIIYQIGALQGFAKIFDITLQHVKPHGAMYNTALKDVELARAITEAVLELDPRLIIFAPPKSALAKTATYAGLRVAHEFFADRAYNSDGSLVSRKVAGAVIEEPKKVVERTVKAVKEGVVESVNGELVELGTVHTICIHGDTPSASKLAQALRESLARSNIEVKPVSQFIQ; encoded by the coding sequence TTGAAATTTCGCGTCGACATAAACTGTGACATGGGAGAGGGCTATGGACACTTTACAGTTGGAAATGACGCTGAAATAATGCCATACATAACCTCTGCAAACGTTGCATGCGGCTTTCACGCTGGAGAACCCCTAACAATTGCGCAAACAATAGCTCTTGCGAAAAAGCACGGGGTAGCTGTTGGCGCTCACCCGGGATACCCCGACCTCATGGGTTTTGGAAGAAGAGAAATGAAACTCACATATGAAGAGGCAAAAAGTTACATTATTTATCAGATTGGAGCTCTTCAAGGCTTCGCAAAAATTTTCGACATAACCCTCCAACATGTCAAGCCTCATGGAGCCATGTACAACACAGCCCTAAAGGACGTGGAACTCGCCAGAGCCATAACAGAAGCTGTATTGGAGTTAGATCCCAGACTTATAATTTTTGCACCACCAAAGTCGGCGCTGGCAAAGACGGCTACCTACGCGGGGCTCCGCGTTGCCCATGAATTTTTTGCTGACAGAGCGTATAACTCCGATGGAAGCTTGGTTTCCAGAAAGGTAGCTGGCGCTGTGATTGAGGAACCGAAGAAAGTTGTTGAGAGAACTGTTAAAGCCGTGAAAGAGGGGGTGGTAGAATCTGTTAATGGGGAGCTGGTGGAGCTGGGTACAGTGCATACTATATGCATTCACGGCGATACCCCTTCAGCCTCAAAACTCGCTCAAGCCTTGAGAGAGAGCCTTGCAAGATCAAATATAGAGGTTAAGCCCGTCAGCCAATTTATCCAATGA
- the pxpB gene encoding 5-oxoprolinase subunit PxpB — protein sequence MDQIYPSARYLPFGDAALVVEFGNVIDLAINRKVAALNETVLRANIQGIEETVPTYRSLLIRYDPAKITYNHLVAKIREIEKSLMDRPLEEKGRKFIIPVVYGGVYGPDLKDVAEYHGLTEDQVIEVHSGRFYRVYMIGFVAGFPYLGEVSEEIATPRLETPRPKVPAGSVGIADKQTGIYPCEAPGGWRIIGRTPLKLFDPNWQPPALLRPGDIVKFTPISEEEFKEFFEANAH from the coding sequence TTGGACCAGATTTATCCGTCTGCTCGCTACTTGCCCTTTGGAGACGCTGCCCTTGTAGTTGAGTTTGGCAATGTGATAGATCTAGCTATAAACCGTAAAGTTGCAGCCTTAAATGAAACCGTCTTAAGGGCGAACATTCAAGGGATTGAGGAAACGGTCCCTACTTATAGGTCACTGCTTATTCGCTATGACCCTGCAAAAATAACCTATAACCACCTTGTTGCCAAAATCAGAGAGATAGAAAAAAGTTTGATGGACAGACCTCTCGAAGAAAAGGGGAGAAAATTCATAATTCCGGTCGTTTATGGAGGCGTTTATGGACCTGATTTAAAGGACGTGGCGGAATATCACGGCTTGACGGAAGACCAAGTGATTGAGGTACACTCTGGAAGGTTTTATAGAGTCTACATGATCGGTTTTGTCGCCGGCTTTCCATATTTGGGCGAAGTGTCAGAAGAAATTGCGACTCCACGTCTCGAAACTCCCCGCCCAAAAGTTCCCGCAGGTTCCGTAGGCATTGCAGATAAGCAAACGGGTATATATCCATGCGAAGCTCCGGGTGGATGGCGCATAATAGGTAGGACACCCCTCAAGCTTTTCGATCCAAACTGGCAGCCACCAGCCCTTCTTAGGCCAGGGGATATTGTCAAATTCACGCCAATTTCAGAGGAAGAATTCAAGGAGTTTTTTGAGGCCAACGCCCATTAA
- a CDS encoding biotin-dependent carboxyltransferase family protein, whose protein sequence is MVLFHVLKAGFFTTVQDLGRYGYLKYGVPISGAMDTFSMIVANLLVANNPNDACLEITLIGPELRALADTQIAVTGGEISVKINGREMPMWQTLTVHKGETVSLGKVEKGCRSYLSVRGGINTPIVLGSRSTYTRGKFGGIEGRPLKAGDIIHGFDVSSLETCLKMPENMIPQFSNEFTVHVVLGPQSYMFTDKGIETFLSSEYKVTLESDRMGYRLDGPVVEYKDKAEMVSDALLPGAVQVPRDGRPIVIMRDAQTTGGYPKIAVVVSSDLDLLGQAKPNSTIRFSRITLEEAHERFLEYRKKLSSLAQKLIAVS, encoded by the coding sequence GTGGTGCTTTTTCACGTTTTAAAGGCTGGGTTCTTCACAACGGTGCAGGATTTAGGAAGATACGGTTACTTAAAGTACGGGGTTCCCATCTCAGGTGCAATGGACACATTTTCTATGATTGTGGCGAACCTTCTGGTGGCAAACAATCCCAATGACGCTTGTTTAGAAATAACTCTTATCGGACCCGAACTCCGAGCGTTGGCAGACACGCAAATCGCTGTTACCGGTGGAGAAATCTCCGTAAAAATTAATGGAAGAGAAATGCCCATGTGGCAGACATTAACCGTACATAAGGGCGAAACGGTTTCGCTTGGAAAAGTAGAAAAGGGCTGCAGAAGCTACCTCTCCGTCAGAGGGGGCATAAACACGCCAATAGTTCTTGGAAGCAGATCCACATACACGCGGGGCAAGTTTGGAGGAATTGAAGGCAGACCATTAAAGGCTGGGGACATAATCCATGGGTTTGATGTTTCCTCACTGGAAACATGCCTTAAAATGCCTGAAAACATGATACCTCAATTTTCCAATGAATTTACGGTTCACGTTGTTTTAGGACCGCAATCATACATGTTCACGGATAAAGGCATTGAAACATTTCTATCAAGCGAGTATAAGGTCACTCTTGAGTCAGATCGCATGGGCTACCGTCTTGACGGCCCAGTTGTGGAGTATAAAGATAAGGCGGAAATGGTTTCGGATGCGCTTCTTCCAGGAGCTGTTCAGGTTCCAAGAGATGGAAGGCCAATTGTGATTATGCGGGATGCTCAGACAACGGGTGGCTACCCAAAAATAGCGGTAGTGGTATCCTCTGACTTGGACTTGCTTGGACAGGCGAAACCAAACAGCACAATAAGATTTTCAAGAATCACGTTAGAGGAGGCTCATGAAAGGTTTTTGGAGTACCGCAAAAAGCTTTCTAGCTTGGCTCAAAAGCTGATCGCGGTAAGTTAA
- a CDS encoding molybdenum cofactor biosynthesis protein MoaE, with protein sequence MSAKYIHKKGSLSLEGLIAELKGKPDFHKAGAIAIFIGVVRGENLEGEKVQKLEIETYEEMADKVLSRICQDLKMRKGVVDVQIHHFSGEFSVGEDLVYVLVAGVHRENVFPVLREAVERYKREAPIFKKEQVITKDGKVKSYWVAEKGES encoded by the coding sequence ATGTCTGCGAAATACATTCATAAGAAGGGTTCTTTGTCTCTTGAGGGGTTAATTGCCGAATTAAAAGGCAAGCCTGACTTTCATAAGGCTGGAGCCATAGCCATCTTTATTGGGGTTGTTAGAGGGGAAAACCTCGAGGGTGAGAAGGTTCAGAAGTTGGAGATTGAGACTTATGAGGAAATGGCTGACAAGGTTTTGTCGAGAATTTGCCAAGACTTGAAGATGCGGAAGGGTGTGGTGGACGTTCAAATACATCATTTTTCCGGCGAGTTCAGTGTAGGCGAGGATCTAGTGTATGTTTTGGTTGCGGGTGTCCATAGGGAGAACGTATTTCCGGTTTTAAGAGAAGCCGTTGAAAGGTACAAGAGGGAGGCTCCAATATTCAAGAAGGAACAGGTTATTACCAAGGATGGAAAAGTGAAATCCTACTGGGTTGCCGAGAAAGGGGAAAGTTAA
- a CDS encoding DUF47 family protein, with protein MESKSYTWFERRRRAKALDLAQEQITKALDTVTLLHQAMQKMAENNRKEAMQHIDNIFKVEKEVDRLRTEVFKELSKGVALFAEYREDLMHLVKRLDTLADHVKDAARCIKMLEEAKIPKELWEKTARTTAYLLDCAHALRGSIEKIAVDSAAAIDGAKKVEEIERKIDDEYLKTKTLFIKYAGEMDSGSMVIFDDLVEFIEHAADMCADTADYIVILANRE; from the coding sequence TTGGAAAGTAAAAGTTACACCTGGTTTGAAAGGCGACGAAGGGCGAAAGCCCTAGACTTGGCACAGGAACAGATAACGAAAGCCCTTGACACTGTAACGCTTCTTCATCAGGCTATGCAGAAAATGGCTGAGAACAACAGAAAGGAAGCTATGCAACACATAGACAACATCTTTAAGGTTGAGAAGGAAGTTGACAGACTACGCACAGAAGTTTTTAAGGAACTTTCAAAGGGTGTGGCTCTTTTCGCCGAATACCGTGAAGACTTGATGCATCTCGTTAAGAGGTTGGACACGCTTGCAGACCACGTGAAGGACGCTGCACGATGCATCAAAATGCTTGAAGAAGCTAAAATCCCAAAGGAGTTGTGGGAGAAAACCGCCCGCACCACCGCCTACCTTCTGGATTGCGCTCATGCCTTGAGGGGGAGCATTGAAAAGATAGCAGTTGACTCAGCCGCGGCAATAGATGGAGCCAAAAAGGTTGAAGAGATTGAGAGAAAAATAGATGATGAATACTTAAAAACTAAAACGCTGTTCATCAAATATGCCGGAGAAATGGACAGCGGCTCGATGGTTATATTTGACGATCTTGTGGAGTTTATCGAACACGCTGCAGACATGTGTGCAGACACAGCTGACTACATTGTTATTCTGGCGAACAGAGAGTAG
- a CDS encoding PDGLE domain-containing protein, which produces MKDYVKALIIMLVGFAILLPFASSYPDGLETVAETLGVEENQPLWDGLMPDYSMPLIENPYLSTLLAGLFGTALVLSLAFALGRALSKTG; this is translated from the coding sequence TTGAAGGACTATGTAAAGGCCTTGATCATTATGCTTGTCGGCTTTGCAATCCTTTTGCCCTTTGCCTCTTCGTATCCAGACGGGTTAGAAACTGTTGCCGAAACCCTTGGCGTGGAGGAAAATCAGCCCTTGTGGGATGGGTTAATGCCCGATTACTCTATGCCGTTGATTGAAAACCCTTACCTGTCAACATTGCTTGCAGGCTTATTTGGAACAGCCCTAGTGCTTAGCCTAGCATTCGCCCTTGGGAGGGCATTATCAAAAACTGGTTAG